A single genomic interval of Sebastes umbrosus isolate fSebUmb1 chromosome 11, fSebUmb1.pri, whole genome shotgun sequence harbors:
- the nbeal2 gene encoding neurobeachin-like protein 2 isoform X1 → MSNHKGGGMASKERLYELWMLYYTKKDVSYLQQWLEAFVASFETLIDVQSLEPRGLEECSSEVPLLPKEVLEILGTQLRQSAGHLSDPAEPNGTTPHPLLLIKFFIIVCRNMENVDPEETPEFVFETIKLVNLCLDQLKKGQGEQSSLQMVVQYGLVLCESLFDPYQTWRRRLAGEEVSLPERNKYKFSPLALPEELPVLFHESLQESDQIPELLTLRFVHLQGAVISGGKKNGLLFITPHSLEDLFSVLRAWCCRTSPEPKSTALLRLTLQCLTAMIHLLHSSSPAERQVEIRTILESYFQLLNWNRPISSEQQEKQSWEESLLSLQRQMLTAVPEILQCSDRPVLQAVFLNNNCFEHILRLIQNSKLFQSNTRNPECEVVCDLTTCLLSEVEVDQVWEKGSDSITVHALGVLTAIMSNSPSAKEVFKERIGYSQLFDVLKSQGQPTKRLLQELMNMAVEGEHAHAHHLGISNEQPLLLLLQWLPDLSGQRDLQLLVAQWLATVCGGSLSCRTVAVEADMVGALLQVLSQPQNLDRQCADALLGLLQDLGSLCLRPEELKSLLRLLRVDQDNDAVVGKVHPYCARITQVLSAMAAREGQDSALQYFDLTPPMAGIMVPTVQRWPGSGFAFHAWFCLNMDFPNKRKPRSCSVSGEMGKGPRRKQLYSFFTASGTGLEAFFTMEAVLVVAVCTKKDYMAVALPEYPLADSCWHSVAIVHIPGRRPFGQNLVNIYIDGELRKTAQLRFPSLNEPFTSCCIGSAGHRTTTTTTSPNLPSSSSSSPTSSEFAFPSYGPSLIRSQSFPATFAGGRWGPMGESQVHTIPAGLQDTEWGTPSSLDGLLGTAFICHEVLQPTQTRALHAAGPNHVSLFKAEGELSDLNSRLLLYYTPQAFKSQICLDLSPNHQYDGRLTGHRVVNWDIKDVINVMGGMGVLLPLLEQVCEAEQVNSGSQEISDHLLGPELTSPRGPTAMLLPLNKSPEGRLERNSIAAFLLMVKNLIRHHPVNQESLLHCHGPSTIGAMLSKVPGSMIDKNVLMACQLLLEQVFNEGNSKLLQQLYHHLLFDFRIWTKSHFAVCLAHMQYLGSVIHKGKQRLKRKYGVQYVLDTIRTYYSAEKDGSPLSEEKQTIQSSLFSLLKEFLKSPSPEELHSVLAYILTVGEEKQVVRALDVLYDLMRSSPLREQVQAVLLEWGVEQLYCLLLTPSYGDEARERVFRVLYKILKSERVAERNKQRIKLKDFGYLGLVCFLDEIPVTMTTVRCLYEQVLATDATPNFRDLLAVVWLSHRAELTVRLDICRKLFHLIYSNDDYVKQLAKQPGWQDALTKLYVKECYESHAASIAGSSSHSSCEPNYRPPLRKEHAVVIEDAHPDIFMSYHTSQDIEDEEEEDEGGPRDNSEEFSDLSQSPPSGGGGPLKNFTGSLHFKSFDSVDQGSHSSSNAVDIPTSRPDEEGRDYQPQSPFGTPFDMELGGMGDTGTHTPADSLTNTPSPLEHCKAFPPDRPRKSSSLSNVLDDTSYGTDPPTGDTISNTSNPQQTPEEELCNLLTNIVFSVPWNRSGAEVAEDVVWRERGQVFSVLTKLGSSCQLVRPPDDIKRSLLEMMLESSLSDLRDAQGVTLPFCPSLVRLLRLLQDVLFAEGTDNHTLWSEKIFEGVVNLLDKLQAWHSTPGSPGNTELKEMAQIGLRIITGYIRQQHSQVCVMAYVKLHSLLQTVLCLSWEEVCFLLGQLGAPLWPGGVMDNTDSAHEETFSQLVPIVRTLLDQHADPVTIQKLLPNLPITNGSTTFAEDLKAFCHTAEWQGFYQQQVQPTMVQYEQDTFGRSHDIMSNFWNSCFDDLMSTAFRRDKERSDSKSKFQEVIVDPCMKRVRSENSRYHSWQKQSSSQQGVVWQHWRALRRLLTSERGAWANKVQPEVKLKLSNAETYSKMRLKLVPNFNYDPHIEASALRDNMGADSPRSSEPLPLAVAKEAKVSYMEDDQLGEEDIVFLDNKVEGEDESQREKLVLSEDCELITIVAVVPGRLEVTTHHLYFYDGSSEKEETEEGIGFDFKRPLSQLREVHLRRYNLRRSALELFFIDQAHYFINFRKKVRNKVYSRILGLRPPNLFYFGSRSPQELLKASGLTQKWVCREISNFEYLMQLNTISGRTYNDLSQYPVFPWILCDYTSPILDLEDPSVFRDLSKPIGVVNARHAQNVREKYESFEDSTGTIDKFHYGTHYSNAAGVMHYMIRMEPFTTLHIQLQSGRFDCADRQFHSVAAAWQARIESPADVKELIPEFFYYPEVLQNMNGFDLGRLQISQDPVADVLLPRWASSREDFIRQHRKALECEHVSNHLHEWIDLIFGYKQRGEEAVNALNVFYYCTYEGAVDLDAIANETERKALEGIISNFGQTPCQLLKEPHPPRMSSENAARRQARLDTLPPNIFEQLDKLRPFVEVVSDGLPLIQAVVPKSQNRSSIIQGSDILVTVSSTGLIGTHSWLPYDKNIANYFTFTKDPTMTNPKTQRFLSGPFSPGVDISAQVLVVSNDGRLLFSGGHWDCSLRVTQLGKGKLVGRICRHIDVVTCLALDLCGIYLISGSRDTSCIVWQVLQQGGFSSGLSPRPVQILCGHDQEVTCVAISTELDMAVSGSKDGTVIVHTVRRGQFLRTLRPPGDSCVPAHISELQVGMEGHIVVQTSLEERSNRKGKYSIHVYSVNCCLLASVTMEEQVTALHLVSEHIILGTMEGSLHIRDLCSLNAPVAPLALKVPVRSVSVTKECSHILVGLEDGKLIVVGAGKPEEVRSGQFSRRIWGSTRRITQVSAGETEYNPTGNAGK, encoded by the exons ATGAGCAACCACAAGGGCGGCGGGATGGCATCGAAAGAAAGGCTGTATGAGCTGTGGATGTTATATTACACCAAG AAAGACGTGAGCTATCTGCAGCAGTGGCTGGAGGCGTTCGTGGCATCCTTTGAGACGCTCATCGATGTGCAGTCACTGGAGCCTCGGGG GCTGGAGGAGTGCAGCTCGGAGGTGCCCCTGCTCCCCAAGGAGGTCCTGGAGATCCTCGGCACCCAGCTACGGCAGAGCGCAGGTCACCTCTCCGACCCTGCCGAGCCCAACGGCACCACCCCTCACCCCCTGCTCCTCATCAAGTTCTTCATCATTGTCTGCAG GAATATGGAGAACGTCGACCCAGAAGAGACCCCTGAATTTGTTTTTGAGACCATCAAGCTTGTGAATTTGTGTTTGGACCAG CTGAAGAAGGGACAAGGGGAGCAGTCGTCTCTGCAGATGGTTGTGCAGTATGGACTCGTGCTGTGTGAAAGTCTGTTTGACCCTTATCAGACGTGGAGGAGACGCCTGGCAGG GGAGGAGGTGAGCTTGCCGGAGAGGAACAAGTACAAGTTCTCCCCGCTGGCCTTGCCAGAGGAGCTGCCGGTTCTCTTCCACG AAAGTCTCCAGGAAAGCGATCAGATCCCAGAGCTCCTCACACTCCGATTTGTTCACCTCCAGGGTGCCGTCATCAGTGGAGGAAAG aAGAATGGCCTTCTCTTCATCACGCCTCACTCTCTTGAGGACCTGTTCTCTGTCCTGCGAGCGTGGTGCTGCCGAACCTCCCCTGAACCCAAGAGCACGGCGCTCCTGCGGCTGACCCTGCAGTGCCTGACGGCGATGATCCACCTCCTGCACTCCAGCAGTCCTGCGGAGCGGCAGGTGGAGATCAGGACGATATTGGAGAGCTACTTCCAGCTCCTCAACTGGAATCGTCCGATTAGCAGCgagcagcaggagaagcagagcTGGGAAGAaagtctcctctccctccagaGACAAATGCTAA CTGCTGTTCCTGAGATCCTGCAGTGCTCTGACAGACCCGTCCTGCAGGCCGTGTTCCTCAACAACAACTGCTTTGAACACATCCTCAGGCTCATTCAGAACAGCAAG CTCTTTCAGAGCAACACGCGAAACCCGGAGTGTGAGGTTGTGTGTGACCTCACTACATGTTTACTCTCAGAGGTCGAAGTGGACCAG GTTTGGGAGAAAGGATCAGACAGTATTACAGTTCACGCCTTAGGAGTCCTCACAGCCATAATGAGTAACTCGCCCTCTGCTAAG GAGGTTTTCAAGGAGAGGATTGGCTACTCCCAGCTGTTTGATGTGCTGAAGAGTCAAGGTCAACCCACCAAACGGCTGCTGCAGGAGCTGATGAACATG GCAGTGGAGGGCGAGCACGCCCACGCCCATCACCTTGGCATTAGTAACGAgcagcctctgctgctgctactgcagtGGCTGCCTGACCTGTCGGGTCAGAGGGACCTCCAGCTGCTGGTGGCCCAGTGGCTGGCCACCGTCTGTGGTGGCTCCTTATCCTGTCGCACCGTGGCCGTGGAGGCGGACATGGTGGGGGCTCTGCTGCAGGTGCTCTCACAGCCCCAGAATCTTGACCGGCAATGTGCGGACGCCTTGCTGGGCCTCCTGCAGGACCTGGGCTCCCTGTGTCTGAGaccagaggagctgaagagcctgCTCAGACTGCTCCGGGTGGATCAGGACAATGACGCAGTGGTGGGGAAGGTGCACCCCTACTGCGCTCGCATCACCCAAGTGCTCTCGGCCATGGCGGCCAGAGAAGGCCAGGACAGCGCCTTGCAGTACTTTGATCTCACTCCCCCCATGGCTGGTATTATGGTGCCCACGGTCCAGCGCTGGCCAGGCAGCGGGTTTGCCTTTCACGCCTGGTTCTGCCTCAACATGGATTTCCCCAACAAGCGTAAACCTCGATCCTGCTCTGTATCAGGGGAAATGGGAAAAGGACCCCGCAGGAAGCAGCTCTACAG TTTCTTCACAGCAAGTGGAACCGGGCTGGAGGCCTTCTTCACCATGGAAGCAGTTCTGGTGGTGGCTGTTTGCACTAAGAAAGACTACATGGCTGTCGCTCTGCCAGAGTACCCACTAGCTGACTCATGCTGG CATTCAGTGGCTATAGTCCACATCCCTGGCCGTCGTCCATTTGGTCAGAACCTGGTCAACATCTACATCGATGGAGAGCTGCGTAAAACTGCTCAGCTCCGCTTTCCATCTCTCAATGAG CCTTTTACCTCCTGCTGCATCGGATCTGCAGGCCACCGgaccactaccaccaccacctcccccaACCTgccctcttcctcgtcctcgaGCCCAACGTCTTCCGAGTTTGCCTTCCCCTCCTATGGCCCTTCCCTCATCCGCTCCCAGTCCTTCCCAGCCACCTTTGCAGGAGGCCGCTGGGGGCCTATGGGAGAGTCCCAGGTGCACACCATCCCAGCAGGACTGCAGGACACCGAGTGGGGGACACCCTCGTCTCTGGATGGGCTCCTGGGCACCGCCTTCATCTGCCACGAGGTCCTGCAGCCGACACAGACAAGAGCGCTGCATGCTGCAG GCCCCAATCACGTGTCCTTATTCAAAGCGGAGGGCGAGTTATCTGATCTCAACAGTAGGCTTCTGCTCTACTACACTCCACAG GCCTTCAAGAGCCAGATATGTCTGGACCTGTCTCCCAATCACCAATATGATGGCAGGCTCACAGGACACAGGGTGGTGAACTGGGACATCAAG GATGTTATAAACGTGATGGGAGGTATGGGGGTTTTGCTGCCCCTGCTGGAGCAGGTGTGTGAGGCCGAGCAGGTTAACAGCGGCAGTCAGGAGATCTCCGACCATCTGCTGGGACCAGAGCTCACCTCCCCCAGAGGGCCCACTGCCATGCTGCTGCCACTGAACAAGTCACCAG agGGCAGACTAGAGAGAAACAGCATCGCTGCTTTCCTGCTGATGGTGAAAAATCTGATCCGTCATCACCCCGTCAATCAGGAGAGCCTGCTGCACTGCCACGGGCCGAGCACCATCGGAGCCATGCTCagcaaa GTTCCCGGCAGTATGATAGACAAGAACGTCTTAATGGCctgtcagctgctgctggagcaggtTTTCAACGAGGGAAACAGCAAACTTCTACAGCAGCTCTACCACCACCTGCTCTTTGATTTCCGCATCTGGACTAAAAGCCATTTTGCCGTTTGTCTGG CCCACATGCAGTACCTGGGGTCTGTGATACACAAAGGCAAGCAGCGCCTGAAGAGGAAGTACGGGGTCCAATATGTTCTGGATACCATTCGCACATACTACAG TGCGGAGAAAGATGGCAGCCCTCTGTCTGAGGAAAAGCAAACGATTCAGTCCTCTCTGTTCTCCCTGCTGAAAGAATTTCTCAAGTCTCCTTCCCCAGAGGAGCTCCACAGTGTCCTCGCCTACATCCTGACTGTCGGAGAGGAGAAGCAG GTGGTGAGGGCCTTGGATGTGCTCTATGACCTCATGAGGAGCAGCCCTCTTCGTGAGCAGGTGCAGGCCGTGCTGCTGGAGTGGGGCGTGGAGCAGCTGTACTGCCTGCTGCTCACGCCGAGCTACGGAGACGAGGCCAGAGAGAGGGTCTTCAGG GTTTTATACAAAATCCTCAAAAGCGAGCGAGTGGCTGAGCGCAACAAGCAGCGCATCAAGCTGAAGGATTTCGGTTATCTTGGCCTGGTTTGCTTCCTTGATGAAATCCCGGTTACCATGACCACAGTGCGATGTCTGTACGAGCAGGTCCTAGCGACAG ATGCGACTCCTAACTTCAGAGACCTCCTGGCTGTGGTCTGGCTGTCCCATCGAGCAGAGCTCACTGTCCGCTTAGACATCTGCCGCAAG CTCTTCCATCTGATCTACTCCAACGACGATTACGTGAAGCAGCTCGCCAAGCAGCCCGGCTGGCAGGATGCTTTGACCAAGCTCTACGTGAAAGAGTGCTACGAGTCCCACGCCGCCAGCATCGCAGGCTCCAGCTCCCACAGCTCCTGCGAGCCGAACTACCGGCCGCCGCTGCGCAAGGAGCATGCTGTGGTGATAGAGGACGCGCACCCGGACATCTTCATGAGTTACCACACCTCGCAGGACAttgaggacgaggaggaggaggatgaaggtggCCCACGGGACAACTCTGAGGAGTTCTCTGATTTATCCCAGTCGCCTCCAAGCGGAGGTGGAGGTCCGCTTAAAAACTTCACCGGCTCCCTCCATTTCAAGTCGTTTGACTCGGTGGACCAGGGGAGCCACTCGTCCTCCAATGCGGTTGATATCCCCACGTCTCGCCCTGACGAGGAGGGGAGAGACTACCAACCCCAGTCCCCCTTTGGTACCCCGTTTGATATGGAGCTAGGCGGCATGGGAGACACtggcacacacactcctgcagATAGCCTGACAAACACACCATCTCCTCTCGAGCACTGCAAAGCCTTTCCACCTGACAGACCAAGGAAGAGCTCCAGTCTGTCCAACGTGCTGGACGATACCAGCTACGGGACAGACCCTCCAACTGGAGACACAATCTCCAATACGTCCAACCCACAG CAGACCCCTGAGGAGGAACTTTGCAACCTGCTAACCAACATCGTCTTCTCCGTGCCGTGGAACCGCAGCGGGGCGGAGGTGGCTGAGGATGTtgtttggagagagagaggacaggtgTTTTCTGTTCTCACCAAACTGGGCTCCTCCTGCCAACTGGTCCGCCCTCCTGATGACATCAAACGCAG TCTGTTGGAGATGATGCTGGAGTCGTCTTTGTCAGACCTGAGGGACGCCCAGGGAGTGACTCTGCCTTTCTGTCCCAGTCTGGTTCGGCTCCTCAGGCTGCTGCAGGACGTCCTGTTTGCTGAGGGAACAGACAACCACACGCTGTGGAGTGAAAAG ATATTTGAAGGGGTGGTGAACCTGCTGGACAAGTTACAGGCCTGGCATAGCACCCCTGGCAGCCCCGGGAACACCGAACTGAAGGAAATGGCCCAGATCGGCCTGCGTATAATAACAGGATACATCCGACAGCAGCACTCACAG gtgtgtgtgatggccTACGTGAAGCTCCACAGCCTCCTCCAGACTGTGCTGTGTCTGAGCTGGGAGGAGGTGTGCTTCCTGCTGGGGCAGTTGGGTGCCCCCCTGTGGCCAGGAGGCGTAATGGACAACACAGACAGTGCACATGAGGAGACTTTCTCCCAGCTTGTGCCCATTGTGCGCACGCTGCTTGACCAGCACGCTGACCCCGTCACCATCCAAAAGCTACTGCCCAACCTGCCCATCACTAACGGCAGCACCACCTTCGCCGAGGACCTGAAGGCCTTCTGTCACACAGCGGAGTGGCAAGGCTTTTACCAGCAGCAG GTCCAGCCCACCATGGTGCAGTATGAGCAGGATACGTTTGGGAGGAGCCACGACATCATGTCCAATTTCTGGAACTCCTGCTTCGATGACCTGATGAGTACGGCCTTTAGACGGGACAAAGAAAGATCAGACAGCAAGTCCAAGTTTCAG gaagtgatcgtGGATCCTTGTATGAAGCGAGTCAGAAGTGAGAACAGCAGGTACCACAGCTGGCAGAAGCAGAGctccagccagcagggggtggtgtggcagcactggagagctcttCGCAGGCTTTTGACCAGTGAGAGGGGAGCATGGGCCAACAA AGTTCAACCAGAGGTGAAATTGAAATTGTCCAATGCGGAGACATATTCAAAGATGCGTCTCAAACTTGTGCCCAACTTCAACTATGATCCTCACATTGAGGCCAGTGCCCTGAGGGACAACATGG GAGCTGACAGCCCTCGTAGCTCTGAACCCCTCCCGTTGGCTGTTGCAAAGGAGGCAAAAGTAAGCTACATGGAGGACGATCAGCTAGGGGAAGAGGACATCGTCTTTTTGGATAACAA GGTGGAGGGAGAAGACGAGAGTCAGAGAGAAAAACTGGTTCTGTCTGAGGACTGCGAGCTCATCACCATCGTGGCGGTCGTGCCGGGTCGTCTGGAGGTTACCACGCACCATCTCTACTTCTACGATGGCAGCAGTGAGAaagaagagacagaggaag GAATCGGGTTTGATTTCAAGAGACCGCTGTCTCAGCTCAGAGAAGTCCATCTGAGGCGCTACAACCTGCGACGATCTGCACTTGAGCTGTTCTTCATAGACCAGGCTCATTACTTCATCAACTTTAGGAAAAAG GTACGAAACAAAGTGTACTCCAGGATTCTGGGGCTGCGGCCTCCCAACCTGTTCTATTTCGGCTCTCGCTCCCCCCAAGAGCTCCTGAAGGCATCTGGGCTCACACAG AAATGGGTCTGCAGAGAAATCTCCAACTTCGAGTACTTGATGCAACTGAACACCATTTCTGGACGCACTTACAACGACCTGTCGCAGTATCCTGTG TTCCCCTGGATCTTGTGTGACTACACCTCTCCCATTCTGGATCTGGAGGACCCATCAGTTTTCAGAGACTTGTCCAAACCAATCGGTGTGGTCAACGCCCGCCATGCACAGAATGTCAGAGAAAA GTATGAGAGCTTTGAGGACTCAACAGGCACCATCGACAAATTCCACTATGGCACACACTACTCTAATGCAGCAGGAGTCATGCACTACATGATCCGCATGGAGCCGTTCACAACTCTGCATATCCAGCTGCAGAGCGGCAG GTTTGACTGCGCAGACAGACAGTTCCACTCTGTGGCAGCGGCCTGGCAGGCTCGCATTGAGAGCCCAGCTGACGTCAAAGAGCTCATCCCGGAGTTCTTCTACTACCCAGAAGTCCTGCAGAACATGAACG GCTTCGACCTGGGACGTTTGCAGATATCTCAAGACCCGGTGGCAGATGTTCTGCTGCCTCGCTGGGCCTCATCAAGAGAAGACTTCATCAGGCAACACAGGAAAGCCCTG GAATGTGAGCATGTGTCCAATCACCTCCATGAGTGGATTGACCTGATCTTTGGTTACAAGCAGAGAGGCGAAGAGGCCGTGAACGCCCTCAATGTCTTCTACTACTGCACATACGAGG GAGCCGTAGATCTGGATGCAATTGCCAACGAGACAGAGCGTAAGGCCCTGGAGGGCATCATCAGCAACTTTGGACAGACTCCCTGTCAGCTCCTTAAG GAGCCTCATCCTCCTCGTATGTCATCTGAGAACGCAGCTAGGCGGCAGGCCCGCCTGGACACTCTGCCCCCGAACATCTTTGAGCAGCTTGACAAACTTCGGCCATTTGTGGAG GTGGTAAGCGATGGCCTTCCTCTGATTCAGGCGGTGGTACCAAAGAGCCAGAATCGCTCCTCAATCATCCAGGGATCAGATATACTG GTGACTGTGAGTTCAACCGGGTTGATAGGAACACACAGCTGGTTGCCATACGACAAAAACATCGCCAACTACTTCACCTTCACTAAGGACCCGACCATGACTAATCCCAA AACGCAGCGATTCTTGAGCGGACCGTTCTCTCCCGGGGTGGACATCAGCGCTCAGGTGCTGGTGGTGTCCAACGACGGCCGCCTGCTGTTCAGTGGAGGACACTGGGACTGCAGTCTCCGTGTCACCCAGCTGGGGAAGGGAAAGCTGGTGGGCAGGATCTGCCGGCACATCG ACGTTGTTACCTGCTTGGCTCTGGATCTGTGTGGCATCTACCTCATCTCTGGTTCAAGGGACACATCCTGTATAGTGTGGCAGGTTCTACAGCAG GGTGGCTTCTCCAGCGGTCTGTCTCCTCGGCCGGTGCAGATTCTCTGTGGCCACGACCAGGAGGTCACCTGTGTGGCCATCAGCACTGAACTGGACATGGCTGTCTCAGGGTCGAAG GATGGGACTGTGATAGTGCACACGGTCCGACGAGGCCAGTTCCTGCGAACGCTGCGGCCTCCTGGTGATAGCTGTGTACCCGCCCACATCTCTGAGCTCCAGGTGGGCATGGAGGGCCACATAGTGGTGCAGACCTCGCTGGAGGAACGCTCTAATAGAAAG GGCAAGTACTCCATTCATGTTTACTCTGTAAACTGCTGTCTGCTGGCCTCCGTCACCATGGAGGAGCAGGTGACTGCTCTCCACCTGGTGTCTGAGCACATCATCCTGGGGACCATGGAGGGCAGCCTCCACATACGAGATTTATGCAG CCTGAACGCTCCGGTAGCGCCCCTGGCCTTGAAGGTTCCCGTGAGGAGCGTGTCTGTCACTAAAGAGTGCAGCCACATCCTGGTGGGACTGGAGGACGGGAAGTTGATTGTGGTGGGGGCCGGGAAGCCAGAGGAG GTTCGCTCAGGACAATTCTCCCGTCGCATTTGGGGCTCCACACGGCGCATCACTCAGGTGTCGGCAGGTGAAACCGAGTATAATCCCACTGGGAATGCTGGCAAATGA